The Bdellovibrio sp. NC01 genome includes the window CGTTTTTGCAAACGATCTAAAAGAACGTTCGTCAAACGTGGCCAGTGAATACCATTCGTTTCAGGTGGAATACGTTTAGGGAATGCCAACAAGTGCTGCTTGTTTTCGACAACTGAATGAGTGACTGGCTGAGCCGTACCACCTGCGTAGATGCCCATATAGTCGTGATATTGACCGTCAGTGTACATTTGGCTGTCGATGAAGCCAGAGTTGTCTTTAGAAGGTTGAATCACAACAGCGCCAGCGCCGTCGGCGAACAACGATGCGATTTTATAATCGTCGAAGTTCAAATATTTACTCATGCCGTAAGCGCCAACAACCAATACGTTTTTGTATTTCGCATCAGCAGCGATGTACTTGCTTGCCATATCACAACCAACAACGAAACCAGCGCAAGCTGTGTTGATGTCGAATGTGCCTGCGTTCACTGCGCCCATACGATACGCCACGACTGACGCTGTCGAAGGAGAAAGATAGTCAGGAGTATCAGTAGATACGATGATCAAATCCAAATCTTTTGCTGTGATGCCAGCGGTTTTCATCGCTTCTTCAGCAGCAGGAATAATAAGATCAGACGTGCGTTGATCTTCGCGCATCCAACGACGTTCTTTAATATTACGAGAAGACTCCAAGAAAGTTCCGATATCTTTTTTGTATAGCTCATCGAAATATTTATTTGTTACCACACGCTCTGGTGCGTACATTCCGGTGCCAACAATTACTGCGCGTCTCATAGTTTTTTCCTCCGTTACTCTACTTCGACGAAGTCGAAGTGCAGATAGATTTGCCATCTACAAAATATTTTCGCCACTTTTGCAAGCACTAAAAAATAGTGTATTTGCTCTATACTCCGAGCGAAAAACTCCTTTTTGCATTGACGGGTAAGGGGTTAGGCGAGGTACGACATATGTCATGAGCAACATTAATTATAATTTCAAAAACAAAAATGCTGTCGTTACTGGTGGTGCATCAGGTATCGGCTTTCAAATCACAAAAAGTTTTCTTGAAGCAGGCGGAAACGTTTCTGTTTGGGATTACTCTGAACAAGCTTTGCAAACTGCGAAAGCTGAATTCGGCAAGTACGCTGCGCAAATTCACTTTGCACAAGTGAATGTTGGCGATCGCGATTCAGTTGCAAAAGCGGCTGCTTCATTGCCATGGGCGGTGGACGTTCTTGTGAACAACGCGGGTATCACACGCGATAAATCTTTTGCGAAAATGGCACCTGAAGATTGGGATGCTGTTATTTCTACAAACCTAACTGGGTTGTTTAATGTTACAAAGACTTTGTTAGAAAAATTTAACGCCTCTTCTTCACACAAACGTATTATCAGCATCTCTTCAGTTGTTGGATTGTACGGAAACTTTGGTCAGACAAACTATGCGGCTG containing:
- the fabG gene encoding 3-oxoacyl-ACP reductase FabG is translated as MSNINYNFKNKNAVVTGGASGIGFQITKSFLEAGGNVSVWDYSEQALQTAKAEFGKYAAQIHFAQVNVGDRDSVAKAAASLPWAVDVLVNNAGITRDKSFAKMAPEDWDAVISTNLTGLFNVTKTLLEKFNASSSHKRIISISSVVGLYGNFGQTNYAAAKAGVIGMTKTWGKELGRKGFTANAIAPGFIATAMTKAMPKEVIDSMAAKVPVARLGEVEDIANAVLFLASEQASYINGATISVDGGIVL
- a CDS encoding ketoacyl-ACP synthase III — protein: MRRAVIVGTGMYAPERVVTNKYFDELYKKDIGTFLESSRNIKERRWMREDQRTSDLIIPAAEEAMKTAGITAKDLDLIIVSTDTPDYLSPSTASVVAYRMGAVNAGTFDINTACAGFVVGCDMASKYIAADAKYKNVLVVGAYGMSKYLNFDDYKIASLFADGAGAVVIQPSKDNSGFIDSQMYTDGQYHDYMGIYAGGTAQPVTHSVVENKQHLLAFPKRIPPETNGIHWPRLTNVLLDRLQKRANDINHFFITQFNVQSIYETLDKLELSRDRAHYVMDRFGYTGSASIGMAIADAARQKKMKKGDLVFMLGSGGGMSMAALAMEWGYDT